In the genome of Pseudomonas lalucatii, the window CGCCAAGCACGCCAAGGAAGCCGCCTGCGGCTGTGCCGGTTGCTACACCGCCTATGCCGCCCTCGAGCTGTATGCCGAGGCCTTCGAGCAGCGCAACGCGCTGGACCAGCTGGAAGGCTTCGCCAGCCAGCATGGTCCCGACTTCTACGGCCTGCCGCGCAATAGCGAGACCATTACCCTGGTCCGCGAGGAGTGGCGCGCCCCGGCCAGCCTACCCTTCGGCGAGCAGACCGTGATTCCCCTGCGCGCCGGCGAGACCCTGCGCTGGCGCGTACTGGAGGAGCAGGCGTGAGCGAAGACCTGTACGACGACGAAATCGAGAGCAGCACCCCGTCCGCCGCGCGCCACCCCATGGCGGCGCGCTTTCGCGGCTACCTGCCGGTGGTCGTGGACGTCGAGACCGGCGGCTTCAACTGCGCCACCGACGCCCTGCTGGAGATCGCCGCGACCACCATCGGCATGGACGAAGGCGGCTTCCTCTATCCGGACCACACCCACTTCTTCCGCATCGAGCCGTTCGCGGGCGCCAACATCGAGCAGGCGGCCCTGGAGTTCACCGGCATCAAACTGGACCACCCCCTGCGCATGGCGGTCAGCGAGGAGCATGCGCTGAACGAGATATTCCGCGGCCTGCGCAAGTCGCTGAAGGCCAACGGCTGCAAGCGGGCGATCCTGGTCGGCCACAACAGCAGCTTCGACCTGGGTTTCCTCAATGCCGCCGTGACCCGCACCGGCATCAAGCGCAACCCCTTCCACCCCTTCTCCAGCTTCGACACCGCCACCCTGGCCGGCCTGGCCTATGGCCAGACCGTGCTGGCCAAGGCCTGCCAGGCGGCCGGCATCGAGTTCGATGGCAAGGAGGCGCATTCGGCGCGCTACGACACCGAGAAGACCGCCGAGCTGTTCTGCGGCATCGTCAATCGCTGGAAGGAAATGGGCGGCTGGATGGAATTCGACGACTGACTGCGTCGCAACGCCTGAGAAAGCAAAAAAACCGGCCTAGGCCGGTTTTTTTGTGGGCAGGTGGTCGGCGCTCTCCGAGCCCACCACCTGCCCCTGTCGACCGGCGTATTGCGCCAGGCGCTGTGGCCGAAGCAGGAGTCGAGGGATATGCCGATCCGGTCGACGTTGCGCGCCAGGAACTCGGACATGCGATGTTCGAAGACGATCAGCTCGCACCAACTGATCCGCCCATGGCACACCTCGCTTTTGTGCACCGCCCAGCGTTGTCCGCCCGCCCTCGGCAGCCGCCCCCCGCACACGACCGTTCGTCAGCTTCGGCGAGATTGCGCAACGAACAGCTAAAAGGGTCTTTGACACGCATTCTCATTAACATTAGTATCTTTGCATATCGAACCACTGCCATGCGACGGACCCGACTATGTATGTCTGCCTCTGCGAAGGAGTCACCGACCACCAGATCCGCGACGCGATCTATGACGGGTGTTGCAGCTACCGCGACGTACGCACGACCCTCGGCGTCGCCAGCCAGTGCGGCAAGTGTGCCTGCCTGGCCAAGCAGGTGGTCCGCGAGACCCTGAGCGAAATGCAGAGCAGCCAGGCGGCCCTGGCCTACCCGGCCAGCTTCGTCGCCGCCTGATCGAATCGCCGCAGAAGAGCCGGACCCCGAGTCCGGTTTTTTATGCCCGCAGTGCAGCGGGCAAATGCCTGGATGCGGAGCTTAAGCGTTCGTATTCATATTTACTTTTACTTATATTTCAACCAGTTAAGTTTGACAGTCGCCTCCTGCCAGCCCAGAATTTTAAATTGACTTCCCCCTAAAGGCAGGCTCGGACATGAAAGGCGACAAGAAGGTCATCCAGCATCTGAACAAGATCCTCGGCAACGAGCTGGTTGCAATCAACCAGTACTTCCTGCATGCGCGGATGTATGAGGACTGGGGCCTGAAAAAGCTCGGCGAGCACGAGTATCACGAATCCATCGACGAGATGAAGCATGCGGACAAGCTGATCAAGCGCATCCTCTTTCTCGAAGGCCTGCCGAACCTGCAAGACCTGGGCAAGATCCTGATCGGGGAGAACACCAAGGAAATGCTCGAGTGCGACCTGAAGATCGAGCACAAGGCGCATATCGACCTGAAGGAGGCGATCGCCTACTGCGAAAGCATCGGCGATTACGCCAGCCGCGAGCTGCTGGAAGAGATCCTCTGCTCCGAAGAAGACCATATCGACTGGCTGGAGACCCAGCTCGGCCTGATCGGCAAGGTCGGCATGGAGAACTACCTGCAGTCGCAGATGGACGACTGAAGGCCCGCCTGACCTCTCGAAACGGGCGCCTCTGGCGCCCGTTTTGCTATCCCCCGCTCGGCGAGCCGAACGGCGCGCACAAAAAACCCCGCCATGGCGGGGTTTTCTGCGACAGCGCCGAATCAGGCGTCGGCTTTCTGCACCGCATTCTTGATCAGGGTCTGCAACTCACCCTTCTCGAACATCTCGGCCATGATGTCGCTGCCACCGACCAGTTCGCCATCGACCCACAGCTGGGGGAAGGTCGGCCAGTTGGCGTATTTCGGCAGGTTGGCGCGGATTTCCGGATTCTGCAGGATGTCGACATAGGCGAACTTCTCGCCGCAGGCCATCACCACTTGTGCGGCGCGGGAAGAAAAGCCGCACTGCGGAGCATTCGGCGAGCCTTTCATGTACAGCAGAACGGTGTTGTTGGCGATCTGCTCTTTGATGGTTTCGATGATATCCATGGGGCACCTCAGGACTTGGCTTTACGACGCGGGGTCGACACGGTGGCGGCATTGTAACCAAAAGCCGAGCGCAATGCTCGGCCTTGCCGGCCCCGCCTCGACCAAGACCGCACGACCCGCCGCGGCGGCCGCTCAGGCGGCCGTGACCTCCACCGGCACGCCGTTGAGCGCGGCATTGCCGGACAGGGCATCGAGCTGGCGCTCATCGGTCAGATCGTTGGCGCTGACCCCAGGCTGCCCGCTGGCGATCTGCATCTGCACCCCCGGACGGGCATGCCCCCAGCCATGGGGCAGGCTGACCACCCCGGGCATCACCTCATCGCTGGCCGCCACCTCCACCTCGACGCTGCCGACCCGCGACCGCACGCGCACGCGCTGGCCGTCGGCCAGGCCGCGGTGGGCCAGGTCGGCCGGATGCATCAACAACTGATGCCGCGGCTTGCCCTTCACCAGACGGTGGTAGTTGTGCATCCAGGAGTTGTTGCTGCGCACATGGCGCCGGCCGATCAGCAGCAAGGCATCCGGATCCGCCGGCGGCTGGGCGGCCAGGCGCTGCAGGTCCGCCAGCAGCAGCGCCGGTGCCGCCTGCACCCGCTGCGTCGCGGTCTTCAGGCGCGGCCCCAGGTTGGGCTGGAGCGGGCCGAGGTCCAGGCCATGGGGGTGGTCGCGCAGCGCGGCCAGGGACAGCTTGCGCGCGGAGGCATCGCCATGGGGGCCGGCGCGCAGGCCCAGGTCGATCATCTGCTGCGGGGCCAGGGTCGGCTTCAGCGTCACGCCGGTTTTCGCCGCGTAGGCCTCGGCCAGAGCTATGAAGATCTCCCAGTCGTGCAGCGCGCCGGCGGGCTTGTCCAGCACCGCCTCGTTGAAGCGGGTGACGTTGCGCACGGCAAACAGGTTGAAGGTGCTGTCGTAGTGGTCGTGCTCAAGCGGTGCGGTGGGCGGCAGGATCAGGTCGGCGTGGCGGGTCGTCTCGTTGATATAGAAGTCGACGCTGAGCATGAACTCCAGGCCCTCCAGGGCCCGTTCCAGCTTGCGCCCGTTGGGGGTGGACAGCACCGGATTGCCGGCCACCGTGACCAGGGCCCGCACCTGCCCCTCCCCGGCCGTGAGCATCTCCTCGGCCAGGGCGGACACCGGCAGTTCGCCGCCGTATTCCGGCAGGCCGGAGACCCGGCTCTGCCAGAGATCGAAATGCCCGCCGGAGGACGAGGCCACCAGGTCCACCGCAGGCGTGGTGCAGAGCACGCCGCCGACCCGGTCGAGGTTGCCGGTCACCAGATTGATCAGCTGCACCAGCCATTGGCAGAGGGTGCCGAAGGCCTGGGTGGACACCCCCATGCGTCCGTAGCACACGGCCTTGTCGGCGGCGGCGAAGTCCCGTGCCAGCTGGCGGATGGTCTCGGCCGGCACGCCGCAGCGCGCGCTCATGGCCTCGGCGGTGAGCCCGGCGATGGCACGGCGCACCTCGTCCAGCCCCTCCACCGCCAGGTGGCTGGCGCGCCCCAGGCCCTCCTCGAACAGGGTATTGAGCAGGCCGCACAGCAGCGCCGCATCCTGCCCCGGACGGATGAACAGGTGCTGATCGGCGATCGCCGCGGTCTCGCTGCGGCGCGGGTCGACCACCACCAGCCTGCCACCACGGGCCTGGAGGGCCTTGAGGCGCTTCTCCACGTCCGGCACCGTCATGATGCTGCCGTTGGAAGCCAGCGGGTTGCCGCCGAGGATCAGCATGAAGTCGGTGTGATCGATATCCGGTACCGGGATCAGCAGGCCGTGGCCGTACATCAGATGGCTGGTCAGGTGGTGCGGCAACTGGTCGACCGAGGTGGCGGAGTAGCGGTTGCGGGTCTTCAGCAGGCCGAGGAAATAGTTGCTGTGGGTCATCAGCCCGTAGTTGTGCACGCTCGGGTTGCCCTGATAGACCGCCACGGCGTTGTTGCCATGGCGCCCCTGGACGTCGCTCAGGCGCTCGGCGACCAGGGCGAAGGCCGCGTCCCAGCCGATCGGCTGCCAGTCGCCGCCGACTCGGCGCATAGGCTGGCGCAAACGGTCCGGATCGTTCTGGATGTCTTGCAGGGCCACGGCCTTGGGGCAGATATGGCCGCGACTGAAACCGTCCTGGGCATCGCCCTTGATCGACAGGATCCGGGTGCTGCCGTCGGCCTCGGACTGGGTCTCGATACTCAGGCCGCAGATGGCCTCGCACAGATGGCACGCACGGTGATGGAGGGTCTTGGTCATGGCCTGGCCTCATATTCTTGTTCGAGACGACCGTTGCGGCCGCATGACAGGACTATGGGGACTATGAGGAAACCACGCCAGCAGGGTTCGCTTCATGAATCGACCGGCATCATGCCAGCCGATTCAGCGGTGCAGGCAGCCTGTCCTTAACGGATGGCGGTTACCGTGCCTTTCTTGCCCGTCACCTTGACGTTGACGGTCTTGTAGACGAAGTAGTCCTCGACGTTCACTTCGTAGCGCGGTGCGACGATCAGGTCGGCACCCGAAGTGGTAACGGCTTTGTAGGCTGCTGCGGACTTGGCGGAAGCCACCGGGTCGAGACCCAGGGCAAAACCACCTTCGCCACCGCCATAGGTCACGCCATCGGCGAACTGGCTGTCGCCACCCAACTTGAACACGTTGAATAGGATGCTCACCGAGGACTCACCGGAGATGGACTCACCCACTTTCACATCGGCCTTCAGGTCGGTCTTGACGTTACCGTTCAGCGGCGCGGTCGGCTGGCTGACGTTCTGGCTGGCACAGCCAGTCAACAGGGCGAGGGCGGAGAAAGCGGCGGCGTAGGCTACGTGTTTCATGCAAAACTCCTTTGCATAACATTCCATGGATGTCCCGTTGCGAGACGATGCATTGCCCGAAAAAGGCGCGGGCATCCTAGAAGCCCGCCGACGCCCGGGGCAAGCACAGATGTCAATAATGTGACATCTCGCACGCCGATCGAGGAAAATGCTTACACGGCGCCTACTTATCCATGACCGACCGGACAATTTGCGCCTGCTCGTCATTTCCTTATAAGATCGCGCCTTCCCCGTTTCGTCGCCCCGTGCGGCTCCCAGCCGCAGGTTCTGCCCTTTCCTCGATAAACCTGGCCGTTGAACCTGCGCTGTTGTCAAAAGGTAGTTAACGATGAGCGCAAGACACTTTCTCTCGCTGATGGACTGCACACCGGAAGAACTGGTGAGCCTGATCCGCCGCGGCATGGAGCTGAAGAGCTTGCGCAATCGCGGGGTACTGTTCGAGCCGCTGAAGAACCGCGTCCTGGGGATGATCTTCGAGAAGGCCTCGACCCGCACCCGCCTGTCCTTCGAGGCCGGCATGATCCAGCTCGGCGGCCAGGCGATCTTCCTCTCGCCGCGCGACACCCAGCTCGGTCGTGGCGAGCCGATCGCCGACGCCGCCCGGGTCATGTCGCGCATGCTCGACGCGGTGATGATCCGCACCTTCGCCCACAGCAACCTGGTGGAGTTCGCCGCCCACTCGCGGGTACCGGTGATCAACGGCCTGTCGGACGACCTGCACCCCTGCCAGCTGCTGGCCGACATGCAGACCTATCTGGAGCACCGCGGCAGCATCGCCGGCAAGACGGTGGCCTGGATCGGCGACGGCAACAACATGTGCAACTCCTATATAGAGGCCGCCCAGCAGTTCGACTTCCAGCTGCGCGTCGCCTGCCCGGAGGGCTACGAGCCCAATCCCGAGTTTCTCGCCCGCGCCGGCGACCGCGTCAAGGTGCTGCGCGACCCGCGCGAGGCCGTGGCCGGCGCCCACCTGGTGACCACCGACGTGTGGGCGTCCATGGGCCAGGAAGACGAGATCGCCGAGCGTCACAAGCTGTTCAAGCCCTACCAGGTCGACCGCGCGCTGCTCGATGCCGCGGCCGCGGACGTGCTGTTCCTGCACTGTCTGCCGGCGCACCGTGGCGAGGAGATCAGCGAGGACCTGCTCGACGATCCGCGCGCGGTGGCCTGGGATCAGGCGGAGAACCGCCTGCACGCGCAGAAGGCGCTGCTCGAGTTCCTGGTCGAAGCGGCCTATCACCACGCATGAGCCACTCCCTGCTGCTGAGCCTGCGCGACCTGAGCTGTGGCTACCATGAGCACCGCGTCGTGCAGGACCTCAACCTCCACCTGAACGCCGGCGACATCGGCTGCCTGCTCGGCCCCTCCGGCTGCGGCAAGACCACCACGCTGCGCGCCATCGCCGGCTTCGAGCCGGTGGCCGAGGGCGAGATCCAGCTGGAAGACCAGGTCATCTCCCGCGCCGGCTTCACCCTGGCGCCGGAGAAGCGCCGCATCGGCATGGTGTTCCAGGACTATGCGCTGTTCCCGCACCTGACGGTGGCCGAGAACATCGGCTTCGGCATCCGCAAGCAGGCCAACTGCGAACGCATCACCGAGGAGCTGCTGGAGCTGGTCAAGCTCGGCCACCTGGGCAGGCGCTACCCCCACGAGCTGTCCGGCGGCCAGCAGCAGCGCGTGGCGCTGGCCCGGGCGCTGGCGCCGGAACCGCGCCTGCTGCTGCTCGACGAGCCCTTCTCCAACCTCGACGGCGAGCTGCGCCGGCGCCTCAGCCACGAGGTCCGCGACATCCTCAAGGCCCGCGGCACCAGCGCCATCCTGGTCACCCACGACCAGGAGGAGGCCTTCGCCGTCAGCGACCATGTCGGGGTGTTCAAGGAAGGCAAGCTGGAACAGTGGGACACGCCTTTCAATCTGTACCATGAGCCGCTGACGCCCTTCGTCGCCAGCTTCATCGGCCAGGGCTACTTCATTCGCGGCCAGCTGCTCAGCCCGGATTCGGTGCAGACCGAACTCGGGGTGATTCGCGGCAACCGCGCCTATATCTGGCCGGTGGGCAGCTCGGTGGACGTGCTGCTGCGCCCCGACGATATCGTCTACGCCCCGGACAGCGAGCAGAAGGCGCTGATCGTCGGCAAGACCTTCCTCGGCGCCGCCACCCTGTACCGCCTGCAACTGGCGACCGGCAGCCAGCTGGAGTCGATCTTCCCCAGCCACGCCGACCACCTGCCGGGCCAGGAAGTGGGCATCCGCGTCGCCGCCGATCACCTGGTGGCCTTCCCGGCCCCCGGCAGCATCGCCGCGCACCTGGAACTCGGCGACTCCGGCGTGCGCCGCTACAGCAGCGCCCACTGAGCCGCCGCCCGGTCACCAGATCCGGGCACTGCGGCGCTGCTTACGCCTCGCTCAGGACGAGCCGGCCGCTGGCCACCAGCACCGCATCGCCGGCGATCTTCACCCGCTCGCCCTGCAAGCGGCAGTGCAACTCGCCGCCGCGCGGCGAGCACTGGTAGGCGCGCAACGTCTGCTTGCCCAGGCGCCGCGCCCAGTAGGGAATGAGGCTGCAATGGGTCGAGCCGGTCACCGGGTCCTCGTCGATGCCGATGGCGGGAGCGAAGTAGCGCGAGACGAAGTCGTGCCGTTCACCGGGCGCGGTGACGATCACCCCCAGCCCCGGCAGCCCGGCCAGGGCCCGCAGATCCGGCTGGCAGGCGCGCAGCGCCTGTTCCGAGTCGATCACCGCCATCAATTCCTCGCCCTGGAAGGCGGCCAGCACCGGCAGGCCCAGCGCCTGTTCCAGCGCGGCCGTGACCGGTACCTCGCGCGTCTGGGCAGTGGGAAAGTCCAACACCAGGCGCTCACCCTCGCGCGTCACCCGCAGGGGCCCGGACCGGCAGACGAAGTCGATCGCCTCGCCCGCCTCGCCGTAGCAGTCGAACAGCACCTTGGCGCTGGCCAGGGTGGCATGGCCGCACAAGGGCACCTCGGCACTCGGGGTGAACCAGCGGATGCGCCAGGCGGCCCCCTCCTTCACCAGGAATGCGGTTTCCGCCAGGTTGTGCTCCCCGGCGATCTGCTGCATCAGGCTGTCGCCGAGCCAGCCATCCAGGCGATAGACCATGGCCGGATTGCCGGAAAAGGGGCGATGGCTGAAGGCATCGACCTGGTGAAATTCAAGCTGCATGGCACGCTCCTGCAAGATAGGTCGCCCAGCATGCCCCGAGTCGACCTCGAGCGCCCCATACAGCCGCCCACGAGCTGAACGCTACAGCTCAGCGTTGCAGCTGGCCGTCGCTCAGGGCTCGCTCACCCCATAGCGCTCCAGCAGGCGTTGCAGGCGGCCATCGGCCTGATAGCGGCGCAGGCCCGCCTCGAACAGCTCGGCGTGTCGCCGACTGCTCGCCAGCGCCGGCGAGAAGGCCAGGTAGATGGCCACGTCCGGGCTGCGGCAGCCGGCATTGCGCAGCTGCCCGGCGCGCCCGTGACGGCGCAGCCAAATCTGCATCACCCAGGTATTGGCCACCGTGACGTCGATGCGTCCGCTGAGCAGCTTGTCGACATTCAGGTCCAGGGCGTGGTCGCCATAGGCCTGCTGCACCCGCTGCGGATCGTCGGCATGTGCCTGCACGTAGGCATCCAGTTCACGGCCATAGCTGTAGTCGTTGATCACCCCGAGGCGCTGTCCGTCGAGGTCCCGCTGGACCGCGAAACGCCAGGGGCTGTCGGCCAGCACATAGAAGCACATGCGCGAACGACTCACCGGCGTCGGCGTGAAGAGAAAATCCGGGGCGTCGGCGTGGCCGGCCCCTATCACCGCGTTGATCCGCCCCCGGCGGGCCGCACGCAGGGCCCGCGCCCAGTTGATCAGCCGGTACTTCACCTCGATCCCCGCCTCGGCAAAGATGTCCCGCGCCAGTTCGACGAAGATCCCCGGCTGCGCCGAGCCCGGCTCGCAGTTCACCGGACACCAGGGGTCCCCGGCGATCACCAGGGTTTCCGCCCGCACGCCCGGGCTGCCAAAGAACAACGCCACTGCCAGGCCGACGGCCAGCAAGAAAGGACTCGACCAGGGCCTGGGAGGCATCGGGGTTACTCGCACAGAATGGAAGCACCTGCTTCCAGTTGTAGCAGTTCTCAAGCCTCGCTGCGCACCCGCTGCACTGCGTTCAGCCAGCCGCGGTAGAGCTCGGCGCGCGGCGCGTCCGCCATATGCGGCTCGAAGCGCTGCTGGCGCTGCCAGTGCCCGGCGATTTCCTCCAGGTCGCGGTAGAGACCGGCCTGCAACCCCGCCAGGTAGGCCACGCCGAGCGCCGTGGTCTCGGTGATTTCCGGGCGCTCCACCGGCACGCCGAGGATGTCGGCGAGAAACTGCATCAGCCAGTTGTTGACCACCATGCCGCCGTCCACCCGCAGCGCGCTGGGCGCCGCGGCGCCGTCCTGGCCCATGGCCTCGAGCAGGTCGCGGGTCTGGTAGCACACCGATTGCAGGCCTGCGGTGACGATTTCCTTGATCCCGGTGTCGCGGGTCAGGCCGAAGATCGCCCCGCGCGCCTTGGGGTCCCAGTAGGGCGCGCCCAGGCCGGTGAAGGCCGGCACCAGGTAGACCCCGCAGGCCTCGCCGGTCTGCTCGGCCAGGGCCTCGCAATCGCTGGCATGGCTGATCAGCTTGATGCCGTCGCGCAGCCACTGCACCGCCGCGCCGGCGACGAAGATGCTGCCCTCCACCGCATAGGTGACCTCGCCGCCCAGGCGGTAGCCGACCGTGGTCAGCAGGCGGTTGTTCGAGGTCACCGGGGTGCTGCCGGTGTTCTGGATCATGAAGCAGCCGGTGCCGTAGGTGCTCTTGACCATGCCCGGGCGGAAACAGGCCTGGCCGATCAGCGCCGCCTGCTGGTCGCCGGCCATGCCCAGCACCGGGATCGGCGCACCGAGCAGTTCGCTCGCGCAGGTGCCGAAGTCCGCCGCGCAGTCCAGCACTTCCGGCAGCAGGCTGCGGGGAATCTCCAGCAACTCGAGCAGGTCCTGATCCCACTGCTGGGTATGGATATTGAACATCAGGGTGCGCGAGGCATTGCTGGCGTCGGTGCGATGCACCTTGCCGCCGGTCAGGCGCCACAGCAGGAAGCAGTCGACGGTGCCGAAACGCAATTCACCACGCTCGGCGCGCTCGCGGGCGCCTGCCACGTTGTCGAGTATCCAGCGCAGCTTGGTACCGGAAAAATACGGGTCGATCAGCAACCCGGTCTTGGCACTGACCATCGCCTCGTGGCCGGCGGCCTTGAGCCCGGCGCAGTAGTCGGCGGTGCGCCGGTCCTGCCAGACGATGGCGCGATGGATCGGCTCGCCGCTCACCGCATCCCATACCAGGGTGGTCTCGCGCTGGTTGGTGATGCCGATGGCGGTGATCGCCGCGGCGCTCAGGCCGCCCTGCTGCAAGGCCTGGCGGCAGACCTCCAGGGTGCTGCGCCAGAGTTCCTCACCATCGTGCTCCACCCAACCGTCCTGCGGAAAGAACTGCTGGAACTCCTGCTGCGCCCGCGCCTGCACCACGCCCTCGCGGTCGAACACTATGGCGCGGCTGCTGGTGGTTCCCTGGTCGATGGCTAACAGATAGTGGGACACGGGCAATTCCTTATTGTTGTGGAGTGAGGGGCCAAGCCCCGCCTCAGTTGCGGGCGATGACGGCGAAACGAGCCTGGCTGTACCGGGCCAGCACCTCGGCCGCCAGTTCGACCTCCAGGCCGCGCCGCCCGGCACTGACGTAGATGGTCGCGAAACGCTGCGCCGACTCGTCGATGAAGGTGCGCAGGCGCTTCTTCTGCCCCAGCGGGCTGATGCCGCCGAGCAGGTAGCCGGTGGCGCGCTGCGCCGCCTGGGGCTCGGCCATCTCGGCCTTCTTCACGCCAGCCGCCTGGGCCAGGGCTTTCAGATCGAGGCTGCCGGCCACCGGCACCACCGCCACCAGCAACTCGCCCTTCTCGCTGGCGGCCAGCAGCGTCTTGAACACTCGCGCTGGCTCCAGGGCGAGCTTCTCCGCCGCCTCCAGGCCGTAGGAAGCGGCCTTGGGGTCGTGCTCGTAGCTGTGCACCCGGTGCTCAGCCTTGGCTTTTCTCAGCAGGTCGATGGCAGGCGTCATGTTCGAATGTGAAAACAGGCAACGAAGTTCGCGTACCTTAGCCGAAATCCAGGCCTACGACAGCCTATAATGTCGCGCAAAACAAGGATTCGCCCCATGACCCTGGCGCCGCGCCAACACGACATCCTCAACCTCGCCCGCGAACGTGGCTACGTCAGCATCGACGAACTGGCCCAGGCCTTCGCCGTCACCCCGCAGACCATCCGCCGCGACATCAACCAGCTGGCCGAGCAGGGCCTGCTGCGCCGCACCCACGGCGGCGCGGCGAGCGAGGCCTCGAGCACCCAGAACACCGCCTACGCCATGCGCGCCGGGCAGATGCGCGAGGAGAAGCAGCGCATCGCCGAGGCCATCGCCGCGCACGTCCCCGACCACGCCTCGCTGTTCATCAGCATCGGCACCACCACCGAGGCGATCGCCCGGGAACTGCTCAAGCGCAGGGGCCTGAAGGTGATCACCAACAACCTGCACGTGGCCGCCCAGCTCAGCGCCAAGGCGGATTTCGAGGTGCTGGTGGCCGGCGGCACGGTGCGCAGCGACGGCGGCGTGGTGGGCCAGGCGACCGTGGATTTCATTCGCCAGTTCAAGGTCGACTATGCCCTGGTCGGCATCAGCGGCATCGACGAGGACGGCAGCCTGCTCGACTTCGACTACCAGGAGGTACGGGTCACCCAGTCGATCATCGACAACGCCCGCCAGGTATTCCTCGCCGCCGACTCGAGCAAGTTCGGCCGCAACGCCGTGGTGCGCCTGGGCTCGATCGCCCTGGTCGACCGGGTGTTCACCGACGCGCCGCCCTCGCCCGCGATCAGCCGCCTGCTGCACGAACACCAGGTCCAGCTCGAACTGGTCTGAGCCCCTATCCGTCCCCTCTCCCGACCCCGGGCGACATACCGCTCGGCGCGAAAGCGCGCGCGAGATTGGCGATTGCATGCGCATTCGACTAGTATATTTTCGGAAGTGAACATTGACACATTCGTTTTCGACCACAAGGTGCCGCCATGCCCTCTCGCGCCAACCACGCATCCCCCCTCGCCGAAGTCTACGATCTGGCCGTCGTAGGGGGCGGCATCAACGGCGCCGGCATCGCCGCCGACGCAGCGGGCCGGGGCCTGTCGGTATTCCTCTGCGAGCAGGACGATCTGGCCCAGCACACCTCGTCGGCCAGCAGCAAATTGATCCACGGCGGCCTGCGCTATCTGGAGCACCATGAGTTCCGCCTGGTGCGCGAGGCCCTGGCCGAGCGCGAGGTGCTGCTGGCCAAGGCGCCCCATATCGTCAAGCCCATGCGCTTCATCCTGCCCCATCGCCCGCACCTGCGCCCGGCCTGGATGATTCGCGCCGGCCTGTTCCTCTACGACCATCTCGGCAAGCGCGAGCAACTGCCGGCCTCGCGAGGGCTGCGCTTCGGCCCCGGCAGCCCGCTGCGGGCCGAGATCAGCCGCGGTTTCGAATATTCCGACTGCTGGGTCGACGACGCCCGCCTGGTGGTACTCAACGCCATGGCCGCCCGCGAGCAAGGCGCCCACGTGCACACCCGCACCCGCTGCGTCAGCGCGCGGCGCAGCAAGGGCCTGTGGCACCTGCATCTGGAGCGCAGCGACGGCAGTCGCTATTCCATCCGCGCCCGCGCCCTGGTCAATGCCGCCGGCCCCTGGGTGGCGCGCTTCATCCGCGACGACCTCAAACAGCAGTCGCCCTACGGCATCCGCCTGATCCAGGGCAGCCACATCATCGTGCCCAAGCTGTTCGACGGCGAGCAGGCCTACATCCTGCAGAACGAGGACCGGCGCATCGTC includes:
- a CDS encoding substrate-binding periplasmic protein; translated protein: MLAVGLAVALFFGSPGVRAETLVIAGDPWCPVNCEPGSAQPGIFVELARDIFAEAGIEVKYRLINWARALRAARRGRINAVIGAGHADAPDFLFTPTPVSRSRMCFYVLADSPWRFAVQRDLDGQRLGVINDYSYGRELDAYVQAHADDPQRVQQAYGDHALDLNVDKLLSGRIDVTVANTWVMQIWLRRHGRAGQLRNAGCRSPDVAIYLAFSPALASSRRHAELFEAGLRRYQADGRLQRLLERYGVSEP
- the glpK gene encoding glycerol kinase GlpK; this encodes MSHYLLAIDQGTTSSRAIVFDREGVVQARAQQEFQQFFPQDGWVEHDGEELWRSTLEVCRQALQQGGLSAAAITAIGITNQRETTLVWDAVSGEPIHRAIVWQDRRTADYCAGLKAAGHEAMVSAKTGLLIDPYFSGTKLRWILDNVAGARERAERGELRFGTVDCFLLWRLTGGKVHRTDASNASRTLMFNIHTQQWDQDLLELLEIPRSLLPEVLDCAADFGTCASELLGAPIPVLGMAGDQQAALIGQACFRPGMVKSTYGTGCFMIQNTGSTPVTSNNRLLTTVGYRLGGEVTYAVEGSIFVAGAAVQWLRDGIKLISHASDCEALAEQTGEACGVYLVPAFTGLGAPYWDPKARGAIFGLTRDTGIKEIVTAGLQSVCYQTRDLLEAMGQDGAAAPSALRVDGGMVVNNWLMQFLADILGVPVERPEITETTALGVAYLAGLQAGLYRDLEEIAGHWQRQQRFEPHMADAPRAELYRGWLNAVQRVRSEA
- the ybaK gene encoding Cys-tRNA(Pro) deacylase codes for the protein MTPAIDLLRKAKAEHRVHSYEHDPKAASYGLEAAEKLALEPARVFKTLLAASEKGELLVAVVPVAGSLDLKALAQAAGVKKAEMAEPQAAQRATGYLLGGISPLGQKKRLRTFIDESAQRFATIYVSAGRRGLEVELAAEVLARYSQARFAVIARN
- a CDS encoding DeoR/GlpR family DNA-binding transcription regulator; this encodes MTLAPRQHDILNLARERGYVSIDELAQAFAVTPQTIRRDINQLAEQGLLRRTHGGAASEASSTQNTAYAMRAGQMREEKQRIAEAIAAHVPDHASLFISIGTTTEAIARELLKRRGLKVITNNLHVAAQLSAKADFEVLVAGGTVRSDGGVVGQATVDFIRQFKVDYALVGISGIDEDGSLLDFDYQEVRVTQSIIDNARQVFLAADSSKFGRNAVVRLGSIALVDRVFTDAPPSPAISRLLHEHQVQLELV
- the glpD gene encoding glycerol-3-phosphate dehydrogenase — protein: MPSRANHASPLAEVYDLAVVGGGINGAGIAADAAGRGLSVFLCEQDDLAQHTSSASSKLIHGGLRYLEHHEFRLVREALAEREVLLAKAPHIVKPMRFILPHRPHLRPAWMIRAGLFLYDHLGKREQLPASRGLRFGPGSPLRAEISRGFEYSDCWVDDARLVVLNAMAAREQGAHVHTRTRCVSARRSKGLWHLHLERSDGSRYSIRARALVNAAGPWVARFIRDDLKQQSPYGIRLIQGSHIIVPKLFDGEQAYILQNEDRRIVFAIPYLEHFTLIGTTDREYQGDPAEVAISDEEIAYLLGVVNAHFKRQLSRDDILHSYAGVRPLCDDESDEPAAITRDYTLALSAQPGEAPLLSVFGGKLTTYRKLAESALAQLAPFFPQMGPSWTASSPLPGAEQLVSRSALVEALCGQHPWLPTALARRWACSYGSRSWRLLEGVQTLGDLGEAFGGGLYAREVEYLCQEEWVMDAADILWRRSKLGLFLTAAQQQRLDHYLHAHSPDLHAA